One genomic segment of Aquipluma nitroreducens includes these proteins:
- a CDS encoding MFS transporter, whose amino-acid sequence MTQNKNYTVPIIMMIMLFGMISFVTNLAAPMGIVLKSQFAVTNFLGLLGNAANFIAYAVMGIPSGILLQRIGYKKTALIAIAVGFVGVGIQYLSGYSGQDSAFAVYLGGAFVAGFSMCLLNTVVNPMLNTLGGGGNTGNQLIQVGGSFNSVMATATPMIVGILIGDAAKAQITNIFPFMYAAMAVFAIVFVVLYFVNIPEPHAEQSSEPLGDLMSGALKFRHFILGAVGIFVYVGVEVGTPGVLNYFLVDPATPNALNATTAGFVAGTYWFLMLIGRLVGASIGAKVSSKTMLTFASGLGLVLVLAAMFSSASTLVSLPVLKSVDGVTSFGLLEVPINAAFLVLVGLCTSIMWGGIFNLAVEGLGKYLAAASGIFMVMVCGGGILPALQGWVADFAGYMPSYWVIVAGLAYLLFYALIGSKNVNKDIAV is encoded by the coding sequence ATGACTCAAAACAAGAATTACACAGTGCCAATAATCATGATGATCATGCTTTTTGGTATGATTTCGTTCGTAACCAACTTGGCAGCCCCAATGGGTATCGTGTTAAAGAGCCAATTTGCAGTAACTAATTTCTTAGGACTTCTTGGAAATGCAGCCAACTTTATTGCTTATGCTGTAATGGGTATTCCAAGCGGTATCTTACTTCAAAGAATAGGCTACAAGAAAACAGCCTTAATTGCTATTGCAGTAGGCTTTGTTGGAGTAGGAATTCAATATCTTTCAGGTTATTCAGGACAGGATTCAGCCTTTGCAGTTTACCTCGGTGGTGCATTTGTTGCCGGATTTTCAATGTGTTTGTTGAATACAGTAGTTAATCCAATGTTGAACACTCTTGGTGGTGGTGGAAATACAGGTAACCAATTGATTCAGGTTGGTGGTTCTTTCAACTCAGTAATGGCTACTGCTACTCCTATGATCGTTGGTATTTTGATTGGTGATGCAGCCAAAGCTCAGATTACCAATATTTTCCCATTCATGTATGCTGCGATGGCTGTATTTGCTATCGTATTTGTAGTATTATATTTTGTAAATATTCCGGAGCCTCACGCAGAACAATCTTCTGAACCACTGGGAGACTTGATGTCAGGAGCCTTAAAGTTCCGTCATTTCATTTTAGGTGCTGTTGGTATTTTTGTTTATGTTGGCGTTGAAGTTGGTACTCCCGGAGTATTAAATTATTTCCTCGTTGACCCCGCTACTCCAAATGCATTGAATGCTACTACTGCAGGATTCGTTGCTGGTACTTACTGGTTCCTGATGCTGATTGGCCGTTTGGTAGGTGCATCAATCGGAGCAAAAGTGTCGAGTAAAACCATGCTTACTTTTGCTTCAGGTTTAGGCTTAGTCCTTGTTCTTGCAGCTATGTTCTCTTCCGCTTCTACTTTGGTTTCATTACCAGTATTGAAAAGTGTCGATGGTGTAACTTCATTCGGATTGCTGGAAGTGCCGATCAATGCTGCATTCCTTGTATTAGTGGGACTTTGTACCTCAATTATGTGGGGCGGTATTTTTAATCTTGCTGTTGAAGGTTTAGGAAAATATCTGGCCGCAGCTTCAGGTATTTTCATGGTCATGGTTTGCGGTGGAGGTATTCTTCCTGCACTTCAGGGTTGGGTAGCCGATTTCGCTGGGTATATGCCTAGCTATTGGGTAATTGTTGCTGGCCTTGCCTATTTGCTGTTCTATGCTTTAATCGGAAGCAAGAATGTAAACAAAGATATTGCAGTTTAA
- a CDS encoding NUDIX hydrolase produces MELYKIHPQHYVAVDCVIMGYQDEEIKLLLYPRSFEPYKGKWSLLGGFVQDDESADNAAARILKQTTGLEQIFLEQVASFSVPNRDPEARVISLAYYALIRIDLHDEERVKENGAYWISISKLPNLIFDHQEMFEKALIKLQQKAGYSLIGTELLPEMFTLIQLRKLYEALFQREFDPGNFRKKILSLGVLEKLELKDVSESKKGAFYYKVKNNIDEVGKDRIVKF; encoded by the coding sequence ATGGAATTGTATAAAATACATCCGCAACACTATGTTGCAGTTGATTGTGTTATAATGGGTTATCAGGATGAAGAAATTAAACTTTTACTTTATCCCAGAAGCTTTGAACCATACAAAGGTAAATGGTCGCTGTTGGGCGGATTTGTTCAGGATGATGAATCGGCAGATAATGCAGCTGCTCGGATATTGAAACAGACAACCGGGTTGGAGCAAATTTTTCTGGAGCAGGTCGCATCCTTTTCTGTTCCCAATCGTGATCCTGAGGCTCGGGTAATTAGTCTGGCTTATTATGCTTTAATCCGGATCGATCTGCACGATGAAGAACGGGTAAAAGAAAACGGTGCCTACTGGATCTCGATCAGTAAGTTGCCAAACCTGATCTTTGACCATCAGGAAATGTTCGAAAAGGCGTTGATCAAGCTGCAGCAAAAAGCCGGGTATAGTTTAATTGGTACTGAATTATTGCCTGAAATGTTTACTCTGATTCAGCTTCGCAAATTATATGAGGCTCTTTTTCAGCGCGAATTTGACCCGGGGAATTTCAGGAAGAAAATTTTATCGCTTGGTGTTCTTGAAAAGCTCGAACTGAAAGATGTTTCAGAATCAAAAAAAGGTGCTTTCTATTACAAAGTCAAAAATAACATTGATGAAGTTGGAAAAGACAGGATCGTTAAGTTTTAG
- a CDS encoding sodium:solute symporter, translating into MNWSSHEFIWLDWTIMAVGILAVSWAVWRSIQKDKRLQQGADSEDYLFGKGEPWYIIGAAIFAANIGSEHLVGLAGTGANAGVGMAHWEMQGWMILILGWLFVPFYQLMNNKLGKIITMPDFLKNRYTPRTGSWLSIITLIAYVLTKVSVTAFTGGIFMESLLGLPFWYGAIGLIVLTGIFTVLGGMKGVMTLSAIQTPILIIGSFLVLFLGLSALGDGSIAHGWTAMIDYSKTLGKGADGVAYGTNHMFHFETGDPLYDEYPGFWVFIGATIIGFWYWATDQHIVQRVLGQQKGESNEVVMKRARRGTIAAGYFKLLPVFMFLIPGMVAAALAARPDSGFTLENPDTAFGSMVKFVLPAGVKGIVTIGFISALVASLAAFFNSCATLYTEDFYKPMFKGKTEARYVLVGRIATIVVVFLGIAWIPVMMSLGSLYSYLQGIQSLLAPAMVAVFVMGIFSKRITPKAGEAGLIVGFLIGMARLLTNIFTNTGKDVMTGWYWESTRWFWHTNWLIFEIWLLVFIMLFMVAVSFVTAKPTSKQVEFITFTDDYKTIIRSSWNKWDVIASLGVVLACSLFYMYFL; encoded by the coding sequence ATGAATTGGAGTTCACATGAATTTATTTGGCTCGACTGGACTATTATGGCAGTTGGGATTTTGGCCGTATCGTGGGCTGTATGGCGTTCGATACAAAAAGACAAACGATTGCAACAGGGAGCCGACAGCGAAGATTATCTGTTTGGTAAAGGCGAACCCTGGTATATCATTGGTGCAGCTATTTTTGCTGCAAATATCGGCTCAGAACACCTTGTTGGACTTGCAGGCACAGGTGCAAACGCAGGTGTAGGTATGGCGCACTGGGAGATGCAAGGCTGGATGATACTTATCCTAGGCTGGCTCTTTGTCCCGTTTTATCAATTGATGAACAATAAATTGGGGAAAATTATTACCATGCCCGACTTCCTCAAGAACCGCTACACTCCTCGTACTGGCTCGTGGCTATCGATTATTACACTTATAGCTTATGTATTGACCAAAGTGAGTGTAACCGCGTTTACCGGTGGTATCTTCATGGAAAGTCTTCTTGGATTACCTTTCTGGTACGGAGCAATCGGATTAATCGTATTAACAGGTATTTTTACCGTTCTGGGTGGAATGAAGGGTGTGATGACACTGTCAGCCATTCAAACTCCGATCCTTATCATTGGTTCATTCCTTGTGCTTTTCCTTGGATTGTCAGCGCTCGGCGACGGCAGTATTGCTCATGGCTGGACCGCAATGATTGACTATTCCAAAACCCTGGGCAAAGGAGCTGATGGCGTTGCTTATGGCACAAACCACATGTTCCACTTTGAAACGGGTGACCCGCTGTATGACGAGTATCCCGGTTTTTGGGTATTTATCGGAGCAACAATTATCGGTTTTTGGTATTGGGCTACCGATCAACACATCGTTCAACGTGTACTCGGACAACAAAAAGGCGAGTCTAACGAAGTTGTGATGAAGCGTGCGCGCAGAGGGACTATTGCTGCAGGTTATTTCAAATTGTTGCCTGTATTTATGTTTTTGATTCCTGGTATGGTAGCGGCTGCATTAGCTGCACGTCCTGATAGCGGTTTTACGTTAGAAAATCCGGATACAGCATTTGGTTCAATGGTTAAGTTTGTATTGCCGGCTGGTGTGAAAGGTATCGTTACCATAGGCTTTATATCTGCATTGGTTGCTTCATTGGCAGCATTCTTCAACTCTTGTGCTACCTTGTATACCGAAGACTTTTATAAACCTATGTTTAAAGGCAAAACCGAAGCAAGATACGTTTTGGTAGGTCGTATTGCAACAATTGTAGTAGTATTCCTTGGTATCGCATGGATACCAGTTATGATGAGTCTCGGCAGTCTTTACAGCTATTTGCAAGGCATTCAATCGTTGCTGGCTCCTGCGATGGTAGCCGTATTTGTAATGGGTATATTTTCTAAACGAATTACGCCCAAGGCTGGCGAAGCAGGTTTAATTGTAGGCTTCCTTATTGGTATGGCACGTTTGCTGACCAACATCTTTACAAACACAGGGAAAGATGTCATGACAGGCTGGTACTGGGAATCCACCAGATGGTTCTGGCATACAAACTGGCTTATCTTTGAAATCTGGCTACTTGTCTTCATCATGTTGTTCATGGTTGCAGTGTCGTTTGTTACTGCTAAACCTACCTCTAAGCAGGTCGAGTTTATTACTTTCACCGACGACTATAAAACGATTATCAGGAGTAGTTGGAACAAGTGGGATGTAATTGCTTCGTTAGGTGTTGTTTTGGCCTGCTCTTTATTCTATATGTATTTCTTGTAG
- a CDS encoding metallophosphoesterase: MYDIIGDVHGYVDQLKSLLAKLGYQLINGCYTHATRKAVFVGDFINRGPKIRETIILIRRMVEAGTAYAILGNHEMYAILYYLRDTEGKYYKKRIPKYQLQINQTLDEFVTCKDEFKSHLKWFRTLPMFLDFGAIRIVHACWQKDNIKELKGALNEPKISKTILREIALNETSFAQCFWETCKGIDFQVPKNLLIFDDDGRPHRSFRMKWWDNPEGKTFKEISMESRFELPAYTIPPEIVKFRTPYPENDPIVFFGHYSLVEGYGILKDNVCCVDSGVSRNGKLLAYRWSGELKLNQSNFVMVEGAV, encoded by the coding sequence ATGTACGACATTATAGGAGATGTTCACGGATATGTGGATCAGCTGAAGAGTTTACTGGCTAAGTTAGGTTACCAACTCATTAATGGTTGCTATACTCATGCAACTCGTAAAGCCGTATTTGTTGGCGATTTCATTAATCGTGGACCCAAAATAAGGGAAACTATCATTTTAATCAGAAGGATGGTTGAGGCTGGAACGGCTTATGCTATTTTGGGAAACCATGAAATGTACGCTATACTTTATTATTTACGCGATACTGAAGGTAAATATTATAAAAAACGGATTCCCAAATATCAATTGCAGATTAATCAGACGCTTGATGAGTTTGTTACCTGTAAAGACGAATTTAAAAGTCACCTGAAATGGTTTAGAACATTGCCTATGTTTCTCGATTTTGGTGCGATCAGGATCGTTCATGCATGCTGGCAGAAGGATAACATCAAAGAACTCAAGGGTGCATTAAATGAACCTAAAATAAGTAAAACGATTTTACGTGAAATTGCTTTGAATGAGACTTCATTTGCCCAGTGTTTTTGGGAAACCTGCAAAGGGATTGATTTCCAGGTTCCTAAAAATCTGCTGATTTTTGATGATGATGGCAGACCGCATCGTTCATTTCGTATGAAATGGTGGGATAATCCGGAAGGAAAGACTTTTAAAGAAATTTCAATGGAAAGCCGCTTTGAACTTCCAGCTTATACCATTCCGCCTGAAATTGTAAAATTCAGGACTCCTTATCCTGAAAATGATCCAATTGTTTTCTTTGGACATTACAGTTTGGTTGAGGGTTACGGAATATTGAAAGATAATGTTTGTTGTGTTGATTCTGGCGTGTCCAGAAACGGTAAATTGTTGGCTTACAGATGGAGTGGAGAGTTGAAATTGAATCAGTCGAATTTTGTAATGGTAGAAGGCGCTGTTTAA
- a CDS encoding GIY-YIG nuclease family protein has product MFYSYILQSEIDNSYYIGHSSDIKKRLEYHNQGLSAYTSKKIPWKLVYIEIFQTKKEATQRELFLKRQRNHSFYERLISSESNKIHQMDN; this is encoded by the coding sequence ATGTTTTACTCCTATATTCTACAAAGTGAAATTGACAATAGCTATTATATTGGGCATTCGTCTGATATTAAAAAGAGGTTGGAATATCACAACCAAGGGCTATCTGCATACACATCAAAGAAGATTCCATGGAAACTTGTTTATATTGAGATTTTTCAGACTAAAAAAGAGGCAACCCAACGTGAATTATTTTTAAAACGGCAACGCAACCATTCTTTCTATGAACGATTGATTTCTAGTGAATCTAATAAAATTCATCAAATGGATAATTAA
- a CDS encoding sensor histidine kinase, giving the protein MNLTRIKQHKLIEKQKNELIENLNKLKFYSEELKESDTTKDKLISIIAHDLRSPLASLINVTKLVSEDFDIMSPEEIKKIMISLNKETELTFESLNNLLLWTKTQRKKLVPVLKTTNLNQLVENSILPIRTLCNQKRIALANNIAEDIDICTDSSMMESVIKNLIINSIKFTKEEGNISINATAYEDKIIIAIQDNGIGMEPKVLEKLFKSGSEFTTNGTQNEKGTGLGLQICKEFVELNGGQIWAESKFGIGSTFYFSLPANK; this is encoded by the coding sequence ATGAATTTAACCCGCATAAAACAACATAAACTCATCGAGAAACAGAAAAATGAGTTGATTGAAAACTTAAACAAACTAAAATTTTACTCCGAAGAACTAAAAGAAAGCGATACGACTAAAGATAAATTGATTTCGATAATAGCTCATGATCTGAGAAGTCCCCTTGCTTCACTGATAAATGTAACCAAATTAGTTTCTGAAGATTTCGATATTATGAGTCCGGAAGAAATCAAAAAAATTATGATTTCGCTTAATAAGGAAACCGAACTAACTTTTGAATCGCTTAACAACCTCCTACTTTGGACAAAAACACAACGAAAAAAACTTGTTCCAGTTTTAAAAACAACAAATTTAAATCAATTGGTTGAGAACTCAATCTTACCCATAAGAACTCTGTGTAATCAAAAAAGGATAGCGTTAGCGAACAATATCGCTGAGGACATTGATATCTGTACTGACTCTTCAATGATGGAATCTGTGATAAAGAATTTGATTATTAACAGCATTAAATTCACAAAGGAGGAAGGAAATATTTCTATAAATGCCACCGCTTATGAAGACAAGATTATTATAGCAATTCAGGACAATGGAATTGGAATGGAACCTAAAGTTTTAGAAAAACTCTTTAAGTCAGGCTCTGAATTTACGACCAATGGAACTCAAAATGAAAAAGGGACAGGCCTTGGATTGCAAATTTGCAAGGAGTTTGTCGAATTGAATGGAGGTCAGATTTGGGCTGAATCAAAGTTTGGGATCGGCTCTACATTTTATTTTTCACTTCCCGCAAACAAATAA
- a CDS encoding sigma-54-dependent transcriptional regulator, translating into MSRILVIDDERSIRNTLKDILEFEKYTVELAEDGFKALELLQTKDFDVILCDIKMPGMDGIEVLQKVEEIKPDIPVVMISGHGNIDTAVESIKKGAFDFIEKPLDLNRLLITLRNAMDKSTLITETKVLRKKVNKRFDIVGNSASIQKVKDMVNRVAATDARVLITGSNGTGKELVARQLHEKSNRVEGPFIEVNCAAIPSELIESELFGHEKGAFTSAIKQRKGKFEQATGGTIFLDEIGDMSLPAQAKVLRALQESIITRVGGDAQIKVDVRVIAATNKNLAHEIEVNNFREDLYHRLSVILIHVPDLNDRIEDIPVLCEYFIDLICTEYGVPQKSIESDAISELQKMRWTGNIREFRNVVERLIILCDKTITREDVLNYAVPRY; encoded by the coding sequence ATGTCAAGAATATTAGTCATTGATGACGAACGCAGCATTCGCAACACCTTAAAAGACATTTTAGAATTCGAAAAATATACGGTTGAACTGGCCGAAGATGGGTTTAAAGCTTTGGAATTGCTACAGACCAAAGATTTTGATGTGATTTTATGTGACATCAAAATGCCGGGAATGGATGGTATTGAAGTATTGCAGAAGGTTGAAGAAATCAAACCTGACATTCCAGTTGTAATGATTTCGGGTCATGGAAACATTGATACAGCAGTGGAATCGATCAAAAAAGGTGCTTTCGACTTTATTGAAAAACCACTCGATCTGAACCGATTGCTGATTACTTTGCGCAATGCAATGGATAAATCGACGCTCATTACCGAAACCAAAGTACTGAGAAAAAAGGTCAACAAACGATTTGACATTGTAGGGAACTCGGCTTCCATCCAAAAAGTTAAAGACATGGTCAACCGCGTTGCCGCTACCGATGCTCGTGTTTTAATTACCGGATCGAACGGCACCGGAAAAGAATTGGTTGCCCGCCAGTTGCACGAAAAAAGTAACCGTGTTGAAGGTCCGTTTATTGAAGTAAACTGCGCAGCTATTCCGTCAGAATTAATTGAAAGTGAATTATTTGGCCATGAAAAAGGAGCATTCACTTCAGCAATTAAACAGCGAAAAGGAAAATTTGAACAGGCAACCGGAGGAACCATCTTTCTCGACGAAATTGGCGATATGAGTCTTCCGGCACAAGCCAAGGTTTTAAGGGCTTTGCAAGAAAGCATCATTACCCGTGTAGGAGGCGATGCCCAAATTAAAGTCGATGTTCGGGTCATAGCTGCCACCAATAAAAACCTTGCCCACGAAATTGAAGTGAATAATTTTCGAGAAGATTTATACCATCGCCTGAGTGTTATTCTGATCCACGTTCCGGACCTGAACGACCGGATTGAAGACATTCCTGTATTGTGTGAATACTTTATCGACCTGATTTGCACTGAATATGGCGTACCTCAAAAATCAATTGAATCTGATGCGATTAGCGAGCTGCAAAAAATGCGGTGGACGGGTAACATCCGTGAATTTAGGAATGTGGTTGAACGATTGATTATTCTATGTGATAAAACAATTACCCGCGAAGATGTTTTAAATTATGCTGTTCCGCGTTACTAG
- a CDS encoding Ppx/GppA phosphatase family protein, with product MKRQIAVIDLGTNTCNLLIAEYQDKSYQILYQGKEVVKLGKNGIDKNRLTEDGLERAILAIRKHLERISQFSVSEVVIIATSAIRDATNQDWFQQQIKANTGLDLQIISGEKEAQLIFDGVKLAFDEIEDHSLILDIGGGSNEFILTRNNEPIWKQSFPLGMARIIEQIPPSNPITPEEIEQINDWFDSRLEPLWQQLNNIQIPLLIGCSGAFDTLADLIDQTNPGTKTRIKQEIATDDFTRVYETLIKSTTAERTEMKGMESIRIEMIVPSVLFIKLVIDRLNIKKIYQTDYALREGILYDRIFN from the coding sequence ATGAAGAGACAAATTGCTGTTATCGACCTCGGAACCAATACCTGCAACTTACTAATTGCAGAGTACCAGGACAAATCCTATCAAATTCTATATCAGGGAAAAGAGGTTGTTAAACTTGGCAAAAACGGCATCGACAAAAACAGGTTGACCGAAGATGGATTGGAACGTGCCATTCTGGCTATCCGGAAACATCTGGAACGAATTAGTCAATTCAGTGTTTCTGAAGTAGTAATAATCGCCACTTCTGCTATTCGTGATGCAACCAACCAGGATTGGTTTCAGCAACAAATCAAGGCGAATACGGGTCTTGACTTGCAGATTATTTCCGGAGAAAAAGAAGCTCAACTGATATTTGACGGAGTGAAACTGGCTTTTGATGAAATAGAAGACCATTCGCTTATTCTTGACATTGGCGGCGGAAGCAATGAATTTATCCTGACGCGAAACAACGAACCCATCTGGAAACAAAGTTTTCCGTTGGGAATGGCCCGCATCATCGAACAAATACCACCCTCCAATCCCATTACACCGGAAGAGATTGAGCAAATCAACGACTGGTTTGACAGCCGGTTGGAGCCACTTTGGCAACAGTTAAATAATATTCAAATTCCCTTATTGATCGGCTGTTCGGGTGCTTTCGATACGTTGGCAGATTTAATCGACCAAACCAATCCAGGAACAAAAACAAGGATTAAACAAGAAATTGCAACAGATGACTTTACGCGGGTATATGAAACTCTAATCAAGTCAACAACTGCCGAAAGAACCGAAATGAAAGGCATGGAATCCATTCGCATCGAGATGATTGTTCCTTCGGTTTTGTTTATCAAACTGGTTATTGATCGTCTAAATATCAAAAAAATATACCAAACCGACTATGCCTTGCGGGAAGGTATTTTATACGACCGTATTTTCAACTAA
- the cysK gene encoding cysteine synthase A — protein MKVNNILETIGNSPLVRINNLYPEGYEVYVKVEKTNPGGSIKDRIALSMVEDAEAKGILRHGSVLIEPTSGNTGIGLALVAAVKKYKLILVMPESMSIERRRILTAYGAELVLTPRELGMKGAIAKANELAAETPDAWIPSQFDNSSNIEAHKQNTAKEILADFPEGFDYLITGVGTGGHITGVSEVLKQKFPNLKTFAVEPELSPVISGGNPGPHPIQGIGAGFIPVNLHTQAIDGTIQISKDEAFDYARRAAKEEGLFVGISSGASLAAVAKKIAELPVGAKILTFAYDTGERYLSIEGLF, from the coding sequence ATGAAAGTAAACAACATTTTGGAAACCATCGGAAACAGTCCTTTGGTACGAATTAACAACCTGTATCCTGAAGGATACGAAGTGTATGTAAAAGTAGAAAAAACCAACCCGGGCGGCAGTATCAAAGACCGCATCGCTCTTTCGATGGTTGAGGATGCCGAAGCAAAAGGAATCTTGAGACATGGAAGCGTTCTGATTGAACCAACTTCAGGAAATACCGGAATTGGTTTGGCCTTGGTTGCCGCAGTTAAAAAGTATAAACTGATTTTGGTTATGCCTGAATCGATGAGTATTGAACGCCGTAGAATCCTTACTGCATATGGAGCAGAACTGGTTTTAACACCACGTGAATTGGGAATGAAAGGCGCTATTGCCAAAGCTAACGAATTGGCCGCCGAAACGCCCGATGCCTGGATTCCTTCTCAATTCGATAATTCATCCAACATCGAAGCACACAAACAAAATACTGCGAAAGAAATCCTGGCTGATTTTCCGGAAGGATTTGACTACCTGATCACCGGAGTTGGAACAGGCGGACACATTACCGGAGTAAGCGAAGTGTTGAAACAGAAATTCCCAAATCTGAAAACCTTTGCTGTTGAGCCAGAATTGTCACCTGTAATTAGTGGTGGAAATCCTGGTCCTCACCCAATTCAGGGAATTGGTGCTGGTTTTATTCCGGTAAACCTGCATACGCAAGCTATTGATGGAACCATCCAGATTTCGAAAGATGAAGCTTTTGATTATGCCCGTCGTGCAGCTAAAGAAGAAGGTTTGTTCGTTGGAATTTCGTCAGGCGCTTCACTGGCTGCTGTTGCCAAGAAAATTGCCGAACTGCCCGTAGGAGCAAAAATACTCACTTTCGCTTACGATACTGGCGAACGCTATTTATCGATTGAAGGATTGTTTTAA
- a CDS encoding ABC transporter permease, translated as MNKSFLILRREYLTRVKKKSFIIMTLLMPLMMAALMILPTYLAMMDDKEERTIAVYDPTALVLNRIEGNEFTKFHYIPEQEFKELSKNFKSGKYYAVLNIPTNILNTNRAEMISDKQVTMDVKYFVSNRIEKIIETEKKKQIIDEIGVPDLERKLAATKTNITVETIKIGEEGKAVKSSSEIAMIIGLAAGFIIYMFVFIYGTMVMRGVMEEKTNRIVEVIISSVKPFQLLFGKIVGIGLVGLTQIAIWIILGTAITSATAAFSGRASAGVATQAQNVMSGPQMEQLAASSPEAQNKVLEIIGLIGNLNIPLIIFALFFYFICGFILYASLMGAIGSAVDSDEDAQQMMLPVTLPLIASIIMVMSVAKNPEGSLAFWASMIPFTSPVTMMARIPFGIPVWQIILSMSILLATILGTIWVAGKIYRTGILMYGKKVNLKEIVKWLFYKN; from the coding sequence ATGAATAAGTCATTCCTAATTTTAAGACGCGAATACCTGACAAGGGTAAAGAAAAAGTCGTTCATTATCATGACTCTTTTAATGCCGCTGATGATGGCTGCCTTGATGATTTTGCCTACCTATCTGGCCATGATGGACGACAAAGAAGAACGTACTATTGCCGTATATGATCCGACCGCTCTCGTTTTGAACAGGATTGAAGGCAATGAATTTACAAAGTTTCATTATATACCTGAACAGGAATTTAAAGAGCTTAGTAAGAATTTCAAATCAGGAAAATACTATGCTGTTCTGAATATCCCAACCAACATCCTGAATACCAACCGTGCCGAGATGATTTCGGATAAACAGGTCACGATGGATGTTAAGTACTTTGTTTCAAACCGGATCGAAAAGATCATAGAAACGGAAAAGAAAAAGCAGATTATAGATGAAATAGGAGTTCCCGATCTGGAAAGAAAACTGGCAGCCACCAAAACAAACATCACAGTTGAAACCATTAAAATTGGAGAAGAAGGCAAAGCCGTGAAAAGCTCAAGCGAAATTGCAATGATTATTGGGTTAGCTGCCGGATTCATTATCTACATGTTCGTTTTTATCTATGGCACTATGGTTATGCGCGGAGTTATGGAAGAAAAAACCAACCGTATTGTAGAAGTCATCATTTCATCGGTTAAGCCTTTTCAACTGCTCTTTGGAAAAATTGTCGGAATCGGATTGGTTGGGTTAACTCAAATTGCCATCTGGATTATACTTGGAACTGCCATTACAAGCGCAACTGCGGCATTTAGTGGTCGTGCATCAGCAGGAGTTGCAACTCAAGCGCAAAATGTAATGTCAGGCCCACAAATGGAACAACTTGCAGCCAGCTCACCCGAAGCCCAGAACAAGGTTCTTGAAATCATTGGTTTAATAGGCAACTTAAACATTCCATTGATCATCTTTGCGCTGTTCTTTTATTTCATTTGCGGCTTTATTTTGTATGCATCACTCATGGGAGCCATTGGTTCTGCCGTCGATAGCGATGAAGATGCCCAGCAAATGATGCTCCCTGTAACCTTACCATTGATTGCTTCCATCATCATGGTTATGTCGGTTGCTAAAAATCCCGAAGGTTCGTTGGCTTTCTGGGCCTCTATGATTCCTTTTACATCGCCGGTAACCATGATGGCACGTATTCCATTCGGGATTCCGGTCTGGCAGATCATTCTTTCAATGTCCATTTTGCTGGCAACTATTTTGGGAACAATCTGGGTCGCAGGAAAAATATACCGGACAGGCATTTTGATGTATGGGAAAAAAGTGAATCTTAAAGAAATTGTTAAGTGGTTATTCTATAAAAATTAA